DNA from Polaribacter sp. NJDZ03:
GTATATGGCATCATTTAAAATTGAAGGCGGTCATAAATTAAACGGAACCATTACTCCACAAGGAGCAAAAAACGAAGTTTTACAAATACTCTGCGCGGTTTTATTAACCCCAGAAAGAGTTGTTGTAAATAACGTTCCAGATATTATTGATGTTAACAAACTAATTTTTATTCTTGGAGAATTAGGTGTAAAAGTAAAAAAATTAAGTAGAAATTCTTACGCTTTTCAAGCGGATGAAATCAATTTAAAATATTTAGAATCTGCAGATTTTAAAAGAGACGGAAGCTCTTTACGTGGCTCTATTATGATTGTTGGTCCGCTTTTAGCTCGTTTTGGTAAAGGATATATTCCTAGACCTGGAGGAGATAAAATTGGTCGTAGACGATTAGATACCCATTTTGAAGGCTTTATAAGATTAGGAGCAAAATTCCGTTATAATAAAGAAGAACATTTTTACGGAGTAGAAGCAGCAGAGTTATTTGGTGTAGAAATGTTGTTAGATGAAGCTTCTGTAACAGGAACCGCTAATATTTTAATGGCATCTGTTTTAGCTACAGGAACTACAAAAATATACAATGCAGCCTGCGAACCTTATATTCAACAGTTATGTAAAATGTTGAATTCTATGGGGGCAAAAATCTCTGGAGTTGGGTCTAATTTATTAATAATAGAAGGAGTAGAAGCGCTAGGTGGTTGTGAGCATACTGTTTTACCAGACATGATTGAAATTGGTTCTTGGATTGGTGTTGCTGTAATGACCAGATCTGAATTAACAATTAAAGATGTTAGTTGGGATAACTTAGGGCAAATACCTAATGTATTTAGAAAATTAGGTATTACACTAGAGAGAAAAGGAGATGATATTTACATTCCTGCACAAGAATCGTATGAAATTCAAAACTTTATAGATGGTTCTGTTTTAACCGTTGCAGATGCACCTTGGCCTGGTTTTACGCCAGATTTATTAAGTATTGTTTTGGTAATAGCTACACAAGCAAAAGGAACCGTTTTAATACATCAAAAGATGTTTGAAAGCCGTTTATTCTTTGTTGATAAATTGATCGATATGGGCGCTAAAGTAATTTTGTGTGATCCTCATAGAGCTACCGTAATTGGTATGAATTTTGAAAGCTCTTTAAAGGCAACCAAAATGACATCGCCAGATATTAGAGCAGGAATTTCATTATTAATTGCTGCATTATCTGCAAAAGGAACAAGTATTATAAATAATATTGAACAAATAGATAGAGGGTACGAAAACATAGAAGCCCGTTTAAAATCTATTGGTGCTAAAATTGAAAGAATTGCTGAATAAAGAAAAGTTTTTTATGAATTTAAAAATACTTTTATATTATGATAAGAAGTTTGTGGAAAGAAGAGTGGAAGGATATTAAATTTGATGAGAAAATTTCTGATGTAAAAAAATTTAAGATTTCTAACTACGGAAGAGTTCTTTATATTAAAGACGATAAAGAATTTTTAAGAGAAAAAAGTTTTATTAATGGCTATGAAACCATTTATGTAAAACAAGTCGTAAATAATAAATCTACTAGTAGGTATGTACATAAATTAGTTGCTCAACATTTTCTAGAAAAAGAAAGTGAAGAGAAAATTTTTGTTTTGCATCTTAATTATGATAAAACAGATAATACACTAGAGAATTTAAAATGGGCAACAAAAAGAGAAAAAGAGTTGCATCAGTTTAAAAACCCTGTGTTTGTAGAATCTATAAAGAATAAAAAAAATAGTTATAAGCTAACAGAAGGAAAAGTAAAAATCATAAAAAGGCAGCTTAAAAATAAAAGAACAAGAATCACTATGATTGCCAAACGATTTGGAGTTTCAGATATGCAAATTCATAGAATTAAATCTGGTGAAAATTGGGGACATGTTAAAATATAAAGAAATTAAAAATAGTGTCAATCTGACACTATTTTTTTGTTGGCAACGTTTTTGCCTTTTAATAGTAGATATTTTAACGTTTACAAAGATAATGAGTAAGAAAGATAACACCCAAGAAGAAGAAATAAGAAACGAACAAGAAACTGTTCAAGTAGAAGAAAATCAAGAAGTTGAAGCAGAAGTTGTAAAAGAAGAACCTACAACAGAAGAGTTGCTTCAAGCTGAAAAAGATAAGTTTTTACGTTTGTTTGCTGAGTTTGAAAACTATAAAAAGAGAACATCCAGAGAAAGAATAGAATTATTTAAAACTGCTGGACAAGATTTAATGACATCTTTACTGCCAATTATTGATGATTTTGAACGTGCTCTGACACATATTGAAGATGATAAAGAGGCAGAAGAATTAAGAAAAGGAGTGTTGTTAATTTATCAAAAATTATTTAACACTTTAGAGTTAAAAGGATTGTCTGTAGTAGAAACAAAAGCTGGTGATGTTTTTGATGCTGAAATTCACGAAGCAATTACTCAGATTCCTGCTCCATCAGAAGATTTAAAAGGAAAAGTAATTGACTGTGTAGAAAAAGGATACAAATTAGGAGACAAAATTATTCGTTATCCTAAAGTGGTTATTGGACAATAAGTTACAATTAACAATGTACAATTACCATTGATCATTGATTACTGTTAATTGATAATTGAAATAAAACATGGCAAAACAAGATTTTTACGAAATATTAGGTCTTTCAAAATCTGCAACTCAAGCAGAAATAAAGAAAGGTTATAGAAAAATGGCTATTAAATATCATCCAGATAAAAATCCAGATGATACCGCTGCAGAAGAGAACTTTAAAAAGGCTGCAGAAGCGTACGAGGTTTTAAGTGACGAAAACAAAAAAGCACGTTATGATCAATATGGTCATGCTGGTTTTGAAGGTCCACAAGGTGGCGGCGGTTTCGGCGGCGGCGGAATGAATATGGATGACATATTTAGTCAGTTTGGAGATATCTTTGGCGGCGGCGGAGGCGGCGGTTTTGGAGGTGGCTTCGGTGGTTTTGGCGGTGGTGGAGGTCAACGACAAGCAAGAGTTAAAGGAAGTAATATGCGAATACGTGTAAAACTTACTTTAGAAGAAATAGCAAAAGGCGTAGAAAAGAAAGTAAAAGTTAGACGTAAAGTACAAGCAGAGGGAGTAACTTATAAAACGTGTACTACATGTAATGGTTCTGGGCAACAAATGCGCGTTACCAATACTATTTTAGGTAGAATGCAAACAGCTACTACTTGTGGTACTTGTTCTGGTGCTGGAGAGATTATTAGTACAAAACCAAGTGAAGCAGATGCACAAGGTTTAATTACAAGAGAAGAAACCGTTTCTATAAATATACCTGCAGGAGTTACAGAAGGTGTACAATTAAAAGTAGGAGGAAAAGGAAATGAAGCTCCTGGTAAAAACTCTATTGCTGGAGATTTATTAGTATTAATTGAAGAAGTTCCTCATGATATTTTAAAGAGAGAAGGAACTAATATTCATTATGATTTATATATTAATTTCTCTGAAGCAGTTTTAGGAACAAGCAAAGAAGTTGATACCGTTACAGGTAAAGTAAAAATTAAAATTGATGCTGGTACACAATCGGGTAAGATTTTAAGGTTAAAAGGAAAAGGTTTGCCAAGTATAGAGCGTTATGGTACTGGAGATTTTCTAATACATATTAATGTTTGGACACCACAAGAATTGAATAAAGAACAAAAACAATTCTTTGATAAAATGTCTGATAATGAGAATTTTAGACCAAGTCCAAATAAGTCGGACAAATCGTTTTTTGAAAAAGTTAAAGACATGTTCTCTTAAGGAAATGTTAATTTTAAATAAAAAAGTAACTTTTTAAAATAAGCTGTTTTTTTATTTAAATATTTAAAGTATATTTGCAGTGTTGCCGATTTTATCGGCAACACTTTTTCTTTTTCATAGCAATTTTTCCCACTCATTTATGAGTGGGTTTTTTTTATGATTAAAGAAAAATTCATAATATAATATAATATAGAAATTGCAGACTTATCTTATCGACTTGTTTTACAAGTAGGAAAGTCCGGACACCAAAGAGTATCATAGCGGATAACATCCGTCCAGCGAGAGCTGAGGACCAGTGCAACAGAAAGAATGTACAGTTAGGCTGTAGTGAAACCAGGTAAACTCTATGAGGTGCAATGCCATGTAAATTAGAGCTTGAGAGCTACTCGCTCGATTCTAAAGGGTAGGCAGATAGAAGTTACGAGTAATTGTAATTCTAGATAAATGATAAGAGCCTTTTTAAGGAACAGGATTCGGCTTATTAGTCTGCATTTTCTATATAATTATTAAAACTTCAAAATAAATCAATAAAGAAACCTTTTTATTGATTTAAAATCAGTGTTTTATCGAATAACTTTTTTTTATTCATTAATTTACGCAATCTATTATTTATCTTTTAATTTTAATATAAAAAATGTAAGTTTGTCAGACTAAAATAAAAAAATAATTTTACAGTATGTCTTTTCGTTTATAAGAATTAAAAGGGCTTACAGTAACTAAAGATTTCTTTCATGAGTATTTATAAAGACTACCTTAAGCAGATAGATGAACGTAAAGAACAAGGACTTCATCCACAACCAATTGATGGTGCAGAATTACTAAGCAAAATCATTGAACAAATTAAAGATTTAGAAAACGAGTACAGAGAAGAATCTTTAAACTTTTTTATCTATAATGTTTTACCAGGAACTACAAGTGCTGCTGTAGTGAAAGCTAAATTTTTAAAAGAGATTATTTTAGGTGAATCAATCGTAAAAGAAATTACAACTTCTTCTGCTTTTGAGCAATTATCACACATGAAGGGTGGACCTTCAGTAAGGGTTTTATTAGACTTGGCTTTAGGAGCCGATGCTGCCATTGCAAAACAAGCTGCAGATGTTTTAAAAACACAAGTTTTTCTTTATGAAGCAGATACAACACGTTTAGAAGAAGCATTTAATAAAGGTAATAAAATTGCAATAGATATTATTAAAAGTTACGCGAAAGCAGAATTTTTTACAAAATTACCAGAGATTGATGAAAAAATAGATGTAGTAACATTTATTGCTGGAGTTGGCGATATTTCTACAGATTTATTGTCTCCAGGTGGTGATGCTCACTCTCGTTCAGATAGAGAATTACACGGTCAGTGTTTATTTGAACACAACATTGCACAACAAAACGAATTAAAAGCAGTACAAGCACAACACCCTGATAAAAGAGTGATGTTAATTGCTGAAAAAGGAACAATGGGAGTTGGATCATCAAGAATGTCTGGTGTAAACAACGTAGCATTATGGACAGGTATTAAATCTAGTCCGTATGTACCATTTATTAATATTGCGCCGGTAATTGCAGGTACAAATGGTATTTCGCCTATTTTCTTAACAACTGTTGGGGTAACTGGTGGTATTGGTTTAGACCTTAAAAACTGGGTACAACAAAAAGATGCAGAAGGAAACACGATTCGTGATGCAAATGGAGACCCTGTTTTAAAAGAAGAATATTCTGTAGCAACAGGTACTGTACTTACTATTAATACCAAAGAGAAAAAATTATATAACGGAGATACAGAATTAAAAGATATTTCTGCAGCATTTACACCACAAAAAATGGAGTTTATGAAAGCAGGAGGTTCTTACGCTGTTGTTTTCGGTAAAAAATTACAAACCTTTGCTTCTAAAGTATTAGGTATAGATGTAGTGCCAGTTTATGCACCATCAAAAGAAATATCTATTGAAGGGCAAGGATTAACTGCTGTTGAAAAAATATTCAACAAAAATGCTGTTGGTACCACTCCAGGAAAAACTTTACATGCAGGTTCAGATGTTCGAGTAGAAGTAAACATTGTAGGATCTCAAGATACTACAGGTTTAATGACTTCTCAAGAATTAGAAATGATGGCTGCTACAGTTATTTCTCCAATTGTAGATGGAGCATACCAATCTGGTTGTCATACAGCTTCAGTTTGGGATGATAAATCGAAAGCAAACATACCAAGGTTAATGAAGTTTATGAACGACTTTGGTTTAATTACTGGTCGTGATCCTAAAGGGAAATATTTTCCAATGACAGATGTTATCCATAAAGTATTAAACGATCTTACAGTAGGAGATTGGGATATTATTATTGGTGGAGATTCTCACACACGTATGTCTAAAGGTGTTGCTTTTGGAGCAGATTCTGGAACCGTTGCCTTAGCATTAGCTACAGGTGAAGCTTCTATGCCAATTCCAGAATCAGTAAAAGTTACTTTTAAGGGACAAATGAAATCTTATATGGATTTCCGTGATGTAGTACACGCTACACAATCTCAAATGTTAAAGCAATTTGGTGGAGAAAACGTTTTTCAAGGAAGAATCATAGAGGTTCATATTGGAACATTGACTTCAGATGAAGCATTTACATTTACAGATTGGACTGCAGAAATGAAAGCAAAAGCGTCTATCTGTATTTCTGAAGATGATACTTTAATTGAATCTTTAGAAATTGCCAAAGGTCGTATCCAAATCATGATTGATAAAGGAATGGACAATGCAGGTCAAGTTCTTAAAGGTTTAGTAGACAAGGCAGAAAATAGAATTGTAGAGCTTAAAACAGGAATTAAACCTTCTTTAAGACCAGATGCAAACGCTAAATATCACGCAGAAGTTGTGATCGATTTAGATGAAATCGCAGAACCAATGATTGCGGATCCAGATGTAAATAACGATGATGTTTCTAAACGTTATACACACGATAACATTAGACCATTATCTTACTACGGCGGAACTAAAAAAGTAGATTTAGGATTCGTAGGATCTTGTATGGTTCATAAAGGTGATATGAAAATATTAGCTCAAATGTTAAAGAATGTTGAAGCTCAATATGGTAAAGTAGAATTTAAAGCGCCTTTAGTTGTTGCACCACCAACCTATAATATTGTAGATGAGTTAAAAGCAGAAGGAGATTGGGATGTTTTAGTAAAATATTCTGGTTTCGAATTTGATGACAACGCACCAAAAGGAGTAGCACGTACTGGATATGAAAATATGTTGTATTTAGAGCGTCCAGGATGTAACTTATGTATGGGGAATCAAGAAAAAGCAGCACCAGGAGATACTGTAATGGCAACATCTACACGTTTATTTCAAGGAAGAGTTGTAAAAGATTCTGGAGAGAAAAAAGGAGAATCTTTATTATCATCTACTCCAGTAGTTGTATTGTCTACAATTTTAGGTAGAACTCCAACTATGGCAGAGTATGAAGCAGCTGTAGACGGTATCGTTTTAACTAAGTTTAAGCCATCTCAAAAACAATTAGTGAGATAATCTAAAGATTAAAAATTATATTAAAAAGTCTGAGTTTTATACTCAGACTTTTTTTTTGCTCTTATTCAGAGAAAAATTATTTAAAGTAGTCCCGACCTGCAAGGTTTCCAAAACCTTGTAGGTCTTTTTTTTAGAAAAATGAATAAACTTTAATTAAAGCATACAAGTATAAAAGATACCTATAAGGTTAAACAAAACCTTGCAGAATGGTGTATAGAATTTATCAGCTTATGGTATACATATAATTTGTGGGTTACCACTCCTAAAAAGTCGTGGTCGGGCTTTTTATTACAATCTTTTTGTTCATACTTCTCAAAAAGGATTTCCATTTCAATCCCTAACCCGAGCTATTAGCATTTATGGAAGTAACAGCTATTTCCGAGCAACTATTTTCTATCAAAATTTTCTATTTCACTATCAGTATTAAATCTTTAGTAAGCAGCATTCAGTTATAAAAAATAGTAGATATTTTTGTATCTTAGTGTACTAATAAATATTAACCACTAAATTAGATATAAATCTTATGGCATTTGATATTAATATGATTAAAAAAGTGTATTCTAACGTAGTAGAACGTGTAGATGCAGCTCGTAAACTAACAGGAAAACCTTTAACTTTAGCAGAAAAAATCTTGTATTCTCACTTGTGGGATAAAACTACTAACAAAGCATTTGTTAGGGGAAAAGATTATGTAGATTTTGCACCAGATAGAATTGCTTTACAAGATGCAACTGCACAAATGGCATTATTGCAATTTATGCAAGCAGGTAAAAGTAAAGTTGCTGTGCCTACAACAACACATTGCGATCATTTAATTCAAGCTAAAAATGGAGCAAGTTCAGATTTACAATCGGCTCTAAATACAAGTAACGAAGTTTTTAATTTCTTAGAATCGGTTTCTAATAAATACGGATTAGGTTTTTGGAAACCAGGAGCAGGAATTATTCATCAAGTAGTTTTAGAAAATTATGCATTTCCTGGAGGAATGATGATTGGTACAGATTCTCACACAGTAAATGCTGGTGGTTTAGGTATGGTAGCTATTGGTGTTGGTGGTGCAGATGCTGTAGATGTAATGGCAGGTATGGCTTGGGAATTAAAATTCCCTAAATTAATAGGAGTGAAGTTAACCGGTAAATTATCTGGTTGGACTGCACCAAAAGATGTTATTTTAAAAGTAGCAGGTATTGTTTCTGCAAAAGGAGGAACAGGTGCTATTGTAGAATATTTTGGAGAAGGAGCAACTTCTATGTCTTGTACTGGTAAAGGTACTATTTGTAACATGGGAGCAGAAATAGGAGCAACGACTTCTACTTTTGGGTATGATGAATCTATGGAACGATATTTACGTGCTACAGATAGAAGTGATGTTGCAGATGCAGCCAATGAAGTAAAAGACTATTTAACAGGTGATGCTGAAGTATACGCTAACCCAGAAGAATATTTCGATCAAGTTATAGAAATTAATTTATCAGAATTAGGACCTTTATTAAACGGACCTTTTACACCAGATTTATCTACAGAAGTAGGAACTGATATGGCAAAAGCAGCTAAAGATAATGATTGGCCATTAAAAGTTGAATGGGGATTAATAGGTTCTTGTACCAACTCTTCTTACGAAGATTTATCAAGAGCTTCTTCTATTGCACAACAAGCTTTGGATAAAGGTTTAAAAATGAAATCGGAATTAGGGATAAATCCTGGATCTGAAAAAGTAAGATATACCGCAGACAGAGATGGTATTATTGGCATCTTTGAAAAATTAGATGCTAAAATATTTACCAATGCTTGTGGACCTTGTATCGGACAATGGGCTCGTTATGATGATCCAAAAAATGCACCTAAAAATAGTATTGTACATTCTTTTAATAGAAACTTTGCTAAGCGTGCAGATGGTAATCCAAATACACATGCTTTTGTTGCTTCACCAGAATTAACAGCTGCTATTGCTATTGCGGGTCGTTTAGATTTTAATCCAATTACGGATACATTAATCAACGAAAACGGTGAAGAAGTAATGTTAGATGAACCAACTGGTTGGGAGTTACCTCCAAAAGGTTTTGAAGTAAAAGATGATGGTTATTTAGCACCAGAAAAAGATGGAAGTCATGTACAAATTGCTGTAAAAGATGATTCTGACAGATTACAATTATTAGAGCCTTTTACGCCGTTAGGAAATGATTTAACAGGTGTAAAATTATTAATAAAAGCATTTGGTAAATGTACAACAGACCACATTTCTATGGCAGGACCATGGTTGCGTTATAGAGGGCATTTAGATAATATTTCTAATAACTGTTTAATTGGAGCTGTAAATGCTTATGGTAAAAAAACAAATTTTGTTAAAAATCAATTAACAG
Protein-coding regions in this window:
- a CDS encoding HNH endonuclease — encoded protein: MIRSLWKEEWKDIKFDEKISDVKKFKISNYGRVLYIKDDKEFLREKSFINGYETIYVKQVVNNKSTSRYVHKLVAQHFLEKESEEKIFVLHLNYDKTDNTLENLKWATKREKELHQFKNPVFVESIKNKKNSYKLTEGKVKIIKRQLKNKRTRITMIAKRFGVSDMQIHRIKSGENWGHVKI
- a CDS encoding nucleotide exchange factor GrpE, which produces MSKKDNTQEEEIRNEQETVQVEENQEVEAEVVKEEPTTEELLQAEKDKFLRLFAEFENYKKRTSRERIELFKTAGQDLMTSLLPIIDDFERALTHIEDDKEAEELRKGVLLIYQKLFNTLELKGLSVVETKAGDVFDAEIHEAITQIPAPSEDLKGKVIDCVEKGYKLGDKIIRYPKVVIGQ
- the murA gene encoding UDP-N-acetylglucosamine 1-carboxyvinyltransferase, yielding MASFKIEGGHKLNGTITPQGAKNEVLQILCAVLLTPERVVVNNVPDIIDVNKLIFILGELGVKVKKLSRNSYAFQADEINLKYLESADFKRDGSSLRGSIMIVGPLLARFGKGYIPRPGGDKIGRRRLDTHFEGFIRLGAKFRYNKEEHFYGVEAAELFGVEMLLDEASVTGTANILMASVLATGTTKIYNAACEPYIQQLCKMLNSMGAKISGVGSNLLIIEGVEALGGCEHTVLPDMIEIGSWIGVAVMTRSELTIKDVSWDNLGQIPNVFRKLGITLERKGDDIYIPAQESYEIQNFIDGSVLTVADAPWPGFTPDLLSIVLVIATQAKGTVLIHQKMFESRLFFVDKLIDMGAKVILCDPHRATVIGMNFESSLKATKMTSPDIRAGISLLIAALSAKGTSIINNIEQIDRGYENIEARLKSIGAKIERIAE
- a CDS encoding aconitate hydratase, which produces MAFDINMIKKVYSNVVERVDAARKLTGKPLTLAEKILYSHLWDKTTNKAFVRGKDYVDFAPDRIALQDATAQMALLQFMQAGKSKVAVPTTTHCDHLIQAKNGASSDLQSALNTSNEVFNFLESVSNKYGLGFWKPGAGIIHQVVLENYAFPGGMMIGTDSHTVNAGGLGMVAIGVGGADAVDVMAGMAWELKFPKLIGVKLTGKLSGWTAPKDVILKVAGIVSAKGGTGAIVEYFGEGATSMSCTGKGTICNMGAEIGATTSTFGYDESMERYLRATDRSDVADAANEVKDYLTGDAEVYANPEEYFDQVIEINLSELGPLLNGPFTPDLSTEVGTDMAKAAKDNDWPLKVEWGLIGSCTNSSYEDLSRASSIAQQALDKGLKMKSELGINPGSEKVRYTADRDGIIGIFEKLDAKIFTNACGPCIGQWARYDDPKNAPKNSIVHSFNRNFAKRADGNPNTHAFVASPELTAAIAIAGRLDFNPITDTLINENGEEVMLDEPTGWELPPKGFEVKDDGYLAPEKDGSHVQIAVKDDSDRLQLLEPFTPLGNDLTGVKLLIKAFGKCTTDHISMAGPWLRYRGHLDNISNNCLIGAVNAYGKKTNFVKNQLTGEFGGVPDTARAYKAAGIKSIVVGDHNYGEGSSREHAAMEPRHLGVAAVLVKSFARIHETNLKKQGMLGLTFNNEADYDLIQEDDTFNFLDLNEFAPDKPLTIEVVHADGSKDIIITNHTYNQGQIEWYNEGSALNLIKKENA
- the dnaJ gene encoding molecular chaperone DnaJ, coding for MAKQDFYEILGLSKSATQAEIKKGYRKMAIKYHPDKNPDDTAAEENFKKAAEAYEVLSDENKKARYDQYGHAGFEGPQGGGGFGGGGMNMDDIFSQFGDIFGGGGGGGFGGGFGGFGGGGGQRQARVKGSNMRIRVKLTLEEIAKGVEKKVKVRRKVQAEGVTYKTCTTCNGSGQQMRVTNTILGRMQTATTCGTCSGAGEIISTKPSEADAQGLITREETVSINIPAGVTEGVQLKVGGKGNEAPGKNSIAGDLLVLIEEVPHDILKREGTNIHYDLYINFSEAVLGTSKEVDTVTGKVKIKIDAGTQSGKILRLKGKGLPSIERYGTGDFLIHINVWTPQELNKEQKQFFDKMSDNENFRPSPNKSDKSFFEKVKDMFS
- a CDS encoding bifunctional aconitate hydratase 2/2-methylisocitrate dehydratase translates to MSIYKDYLKQIDERKEQGLHPQPIDGAELLSKIIEQIKDLENEYREESLNFFIYNVLPGTTSAAVVKAKFLKEIILGESIVKEITTSSAFEQLSHMKGGPSVRVLLDLALGADAAIAKQAADVLKTQVFLYEADTTRLEEAFNKGNKIAIDIIKSYAKAEFFTKLPEIDEKIDVVTFIAGVGDISTDLLSPGGDAHSRSDRELHGQCLFEHNIAQQNELKAVQAQHPDKRVMLIAEKGTMGVGSSRMSGVNNVALWTGIKSSPYVPFINIAPVIAGTNGISPIFLTTVGVTGGIGLDLKNWVQQKDAEGNTIRDANGDPVLKEEYSVATGTVLTINTKEKKLYNGDTELKDISAAFTPQKMEFMKAGGSYAVVFGKKLQTFASKVLGIDVVPVYAPSKEISIEGQGLTAVEKIFNKNAVGTTPGKTLHAGSDVRVEVNIVGSQDTTGLMTSQELEMMAATVISPIVDGAYQSGCHTASVWDDKSKANIPRLMKFMNDFGLITGRDPKGKYFPMTDVIHKVLNDLTVGDWDIIIGGDSHTRMSKGVAFGADSGTVALALATGEASMPIPESVKVTFKGQMKSYMDFRDVVHATQSQMLKQFGGENVFQGRIIEVHIGTLTSDEAFTFTDWTAEMKAKASICISEDDTLIESLEIAKGRIQIMIDKGMDNAGQVLKGLVDKAENRIVELKTGIKPSLRPDANAKYHAEVVIDLDEIAEPMIADPDVNNDDVSKRYTHDNIRPLSYYGGTKKVDLGFVGSCMVHKGDMKILAQMLKNVEAQYGKVEFKAPLVVAPPTYNIVDELKAEGDWDVLVKYSGFEFDDNAPKGVARTGYENMLYLERPGCNLCMGNQEKAAPGDTVMATSTRLFQGRVVKDSGEKKGESLLSSTPVVVLSTILGRTPTMAEYEAAVDGIVLTKFKPSQKQLVR